The segment GAAAAGACGCCGTCAAAGCCAGCATGAAAGAGATCACAGACAAAGGTATGGATGCTTCTACGAAAGAAAAAAATATGCTGACAGTTTTGGAATTAGCCAATGAAATGTTGGAACGCGGCTATGAATTTGGAATGATCGATTTATACAAATCCGATGCTAATAATTTCGTGATCGAAGGCAATAAATTGATTGCACCATTCCGAGCAGTACCAAGTTTGGGATCAAACGTGGCCAAACAAATCGTGGAAGCTCGGAAAGATGGCCCATTCTTGTCAAAAGAAGATCTGGCCAATCGCGGGAAAGTCTCCAAGACACTGATCGACTATATGACAGAGCAAGGGGTACTAAAAGATCTTCCTGACGAAAACCAATTATCATTATTCGACATGCTGTAAGAGATATCTGCAGAAACATCTACAAGCACCAAACACCTTAGCTGGTTTTGATCTATGATAAACTGAGAATGAGGTGAGAAGGATGCGGAATAAATGGTTGGAAGAACAGCTTTCAGCATTGGAGAGTCCTGAGAACGCATTGGTGATCCAAGAAGCGATCCGTTATATCGAGCAATTGGAAGATGATAATGAAAGTCTTCAAGTTGCACTAGAAGGCAATATTTGGAGTCCTAAATTATGGGACCAACCGCCTGTTTCAGAGAATAAAAAGAAGGAATAGCTGAGATTCAGCCATTCCTTCTTTTTTACTTTTTGGTCATTTTTACAACGACTTCGCAACGAGCAGTCTGAGGGAACATATCGACGGACTGTAAATAATGAATATCGTAGACTTTTGCTAATGTTACCAAATCACGAGCTAAAGTCGAAACATTGCAGGAGATATAAACTAATTTTTCTGATGGATATTTGATCAAAGTTTGCAGAAGCTGCTGATCCAATCCGGTCCGAGGCGGATCGACAACGACTGCATCCGGTTCAAAACCTTCTTTTAGCCATTTAGGCAGCAGGGTTTCAGCTGTTCCTGTTTCATAATGGGTATTGGTAAAGCCCATATCCTGTGCATTTTTCCGAGCGTCATCGATCGCTTGGGGAATGATGTCCATTCCGCGGATCTCTTTAGCCAAAGGCGCAAGACTCAAGCCGATGGTGCCGACACCGCAGTAGGCGTCTACTAATGTTTCGTCTTTTTGAAGCGCCAACGCTTTACGGGCTTCACCGTATAAAACGGCTGTTTGTTCCGGGTTCAATTGGAAAAAGGCGCGGGCTGATAAATCAAAAGTCAGATCATTCAATTTTTCGCGAATACTTTCTTTGCCCCACAGATGGATCGTTTCATCTCCCATAACGACAGAGGTCTTTTGTTTTTGGACATTTTGCATGATGGAAACGACTTTAGGCAGACGCTGATTGATCTCGCGGATCAGCGCGTTTTTTTGCGGCAGTTTCGGTGTACTGGTGATGAAGACCAGCTGGATCTCGCCGGTTTGGATGCCTTCTCGCACCATCAGTGTCCGCAAGATGCCAGAATTTTTCCGCTCGTTATAAATCGGTAGCTGATATTTATTGATCAGCTGAACGACGGTATTGATAACTTTTTGTGTATTTTCATGCTGGACTAGACAATTATCAATGGCGACCAAGCGATGAGAGTCCGCTTCATAAAGTCCGGCTTCTGCTCGTTTGGCGGTTTCATTATAACGCAGTTGGAATTGGGCTTTGTTGCGGTAATGCCAAGGATCTTCCATTCCGATAGTTTTTAAAAGACGATAATTTTTATAGCCGGCGGGTTTGAATTTTTCAAGAGACTGTTTCAGCAAGTCCCGTTTGAAATCTAATTGTTGTGGATACGCCAAATGCTGCAACTGACAACCGCCGCAACGATCGTAAAAAGGACAAGGAGGTGTGATACGATCCGGACTGCTTTTGACGATCTTTGTCAGCTGCGCTTCCGCAAAACGAGGGGTGGCTTTAGTGACTTTGACCATGACCTCTTCTGTAGGCAGTGCTTTCGGAACGAAGACGATCAAGCGTTTATAATAGCCGATTCCTTCACCGTTGATACCTAGGCGTTTGATTTTTAGTTTTATTGTTTGGCCGTTTTTAAGGATTTGTTCGGACATAAGAACTCCTTTTCAAAATAATTTCTCGGTTTATTTTAACACAGTTTAGGTAGAGAAATATAATTTTTATGATAAACTAGAATATATGTTCGCAAGGAGGAAACAGCATTGATCACAGTAGTACGTATCAGTAAAGGCA is part of the Enterococcus mediterraneensis genome and harbors:
- the rlmD gene encoding 23S rRNA (uracil(1939)-C(5))-methyltransferase RlmD, with product MSEQILKNGQTIKLKIKRLGINGEGIGYYKRLIVFVPKALPTEEVMVKVTKATPRFAEAQLTKIVKSSPDRITPPCPFYDRCGGCQLQHLAYPQQLDFKRDLLKQSLEKFKPAGYKNYRLLKTIGMEDPWHYRNKAQFQLRYNETAKRAEAGLYEADSHRLVAIDNCLVQHENTQKVINTVVQLINKYQLPIYNERKNSGILRTLMVREGIQTGEIQLVFITSTPKLPQKNALIREINQRLPKVVSIMQNVQKQKTSVVMGDETIHLWGKESIREKLNDLTFDLSARAFFQLNPEQTAVLYGEARKALALQKDETLVDAYCGVGTIGLSLAPLAKEIRGMDIIPQAIDDARKNAQDMGFTNTHYETGTAETLLPKWLKEGFEPDAVVVDPPRTGLDQQLLQTLIKYPSEKLVYISCNVSTLARDLVTLAKVYDIHYLQSVDMFPQTARCEVVVKMTKK